One stretch of Thalassophryne amazonica chromosome 17, fThaAma1.1, whole genome shotgun sequence DNA includes these proteins:
- the LOC117529908 gene encoding uncharacterized protein LOC117529908 isoform X1, with amino-acid sequence MSTAFPLPKPRGIDLNLPTCGETLCHGRGTCKILPGGSGEYVCDCNLGYQGQFCEGTVNGELSLPLTLSVLTVIVGLLILAIILAKVRQWQKKNYRKKPQADQTQSGDHLLWPNS; translated from the exons ATGTCCACTGCCTTCCCTCTTCCCAAACCAAGAGGCATCGACTTGAACCTACCCACCTGTGGCGAGACCCTGTGTCACGGCCGAGGAACCTGCAAGATTCTTCCGGGTGGCAGCGGGGAGTATGTGTGCGACTGCAACCTGGGCTACCAGGGTCAGTTCTGCGAGGGGACAGTCAACGGGGAGCTGAGTTTACCTCTGACCCTGAGTGTGCTGACAGTCATCGTTGGTCTGCTGATCCTAGCCATCATCCTCGCCAAGGTTCGGCAGTGGCAAAAGAAAAATTACAG gaagaaacctcaagcagaccagactcagagtggtgaccatctgctttggccaaactcataa
- the LOC117529908 gene encoding protein crumbs homolog 2-like isoform X2 produces the protein MSTAFPLPKPRGIDLNLPTCGETLCHGRGTCKILPGGSGEYVCDCNLGYQGQFCEGTVNGELSLPLTLSVLTVIVGLLILAIILAKVRQWQKKNYSAVTPSLPH, from the coding sequence ATGTCCACTGCCTTCCCTCTTCCCAAACCAAGAGGCATCGACTTGAACCTACCCACCTGTGGCGAGACCCTGTGTCACGGCCGAGGAACCTGCAAGATTCTTCCGGGTGGCAGCGGGGAGTATGTGTGCGACTGCAACCTGGGCTACCAGGGTCAGTTCTGCGAGGGGACAGTCAACGGGGAGCTGAGTTTACCTCTGACCCTGAGTGTGCTGACAGTCATCGTTGGTCTGCTGATCCTAGCCATCATCCTCGCCAAGGTTCGGCAGTGGCAAAAGAAAAATTACAG